Proteins encoded together in one Oceanispirochaeta sp. window:
- the ftsY gene encoding signal recognition particle-docking protein FtsY, translating into MFWNKKKKDKGKGPKANLGLMIAELFGKTPSLDTFYNELEEMLITGDMGGSVAMGIVDELRERIMKDKIKDKETILKELRAIISGNLKTIRILPDHDKLNVFLVLGVNGVGKTTTIAKLAQYYKKQEGVKILFSAGDTFRAAAIDQLKIQGERTGNRVIAQKHGSDPGAVIYDSIASAKSHGEELILADTAGRMHNKSNLVNELKKIDKIVNSNLNGGQYRKILILDATTGQNGLQQAEVFNEAVHVDCIILTKYDATARGGLIVAINRKLNIPVAFVGHGEGLDDLSEFSPENYLDDLLALE; encoded by the coding sequence ATGTTCTGGAATAAAAAGAAAAAAGATAAAGGAAAAGGCCCGAAAGCAAACCTGGGGCTTATGATTGCAGAGTTGTTCGGCAAAACTCCCAGCCTTGATACATTTTATAATGAACTGGAAGAAATGCTTATCACCGGTGACATGGGCGGATCTGTGGCCATGGGAATTGTTGATGAACTCCGGGAAAGGATAATGAAAGACAAGATCAAGGACAAGGAAACCATTCTGAAAGAACTCAGAGCTATCATTTCCGGTAACCTGAAGACCATAAGAATCCTGCCGGATCATGATAAACTCAATGTATTCTTAGTCCTTGGGGTGAACGGGGTTGGTAAAACAACCACCATAGCCAAACTGGCACAGTATTACAAGAAACAGGAGGGCGTTAAAATCCTCTTCAGTGCCGGAGACACATTCAGGGCGGCCGCTATAGATCAATTAAAGATACAGGGAGAAAGAACCGGAAACAGAGTGATTGCTCAAAAACATGGATCCGATCCCGGGGCTGTTATCTATGACAGTATTGCCTCTGCTAAGAGTCATGGTGAAGAATTGATCCTGGCCGATACGGCAGGACGGATGCACAATAAATCCAATTTGGTGAATGAACTCAAAAAAATAGATAAGATCGTCAATTCAAACCTGAATGGAGGACAGTACAGAAAAATACTGATTCTGGATGCCACAACAGGGCAGAATGGACTTCAACAGGCAGAAGTTTTTAATGAGGCGGTCCATGTGGATTGTATCATCCTCACAAAATACGATGCGACAGCCAGAGGCGGTCTGATAGTTGCCATCAACAGAAAACTAAATATTCCTGTTGCCTTTGTCGGTCATGGTGAGGGACTGGATGATCTTTCTGAGTTTAGTCCTGAGAACTATCTGGATGATCTGCTGGCCTTGGAATGA
- a CDS encoding ABC transporter permease, which yields MMWTHFLSIRYLFTHNGRKGHLGNTLAILGLSIGIMTLITVLTVMNGFQQGFITSINEIYSYHIRVPISRGDSPHFTLDGIRSAVPFRDQTGILTTSQALSSGSQLRFIDFEAVKNDISFLEELRIVDGVLPVNDNEVLLGTDLARYLSVETGDTLQFSFLGIKTTSFENRNLKVSGIFRTGYYEYDRNMAFSSLSDFSSAPYVVGIKLDNHFRDKPVMKKLNQLYPDLNPVSWRQYNSAFFNALKIEKIFMFLIVALIFIVVSVNIYHSMKRNVKERIAELALLKALGGTPQDILRIYTDQGIIISLISSLTGTALGIILSENINEIISFFLNIQMKFYEWFSFFPWFINPPTQFYFMEIPVKFLWQDIITINVTAFLTVLIASYSSVIRASKVFPAEIFRNE from the coding sequence ATGATGTGGACTCACTTTCTTTCAATCCGGTATTTATTCACACATAATGGACGAAAAGGGCATCTTGGAAATACACTTGCCATATTAGGCTTGAGTATCGGAATCATGACCCTGATTACAGTCCTCACGGTTATGAACGGATTTCAACAGGGATTCATTACAAGCATCAATGAAATATATTCTTATCATATTCGAGTTCCCATATCCCGGGGAGATTCACCCCATTTTACCTTGGATGGGATTCGTAGTGCTGTTCCTTTCCGGGACCAGACGGGGATACTCACGACATCCCAGGCACTGAGTTCGGGCAGCCAACTTCGATTCATCGATTTCGAAGCCGTAAAAAATGACATTTCATTTCTGGAAGAACTAAGAATTGTGGATGGTGTTCTCCCTGTGAATGACAATGAAGTCCTTCTGGGAACAGATCTGGCCAGGTACCTGTCGGTCGAAACCGGTGATACACTTCAATTTTCATTTCTAGGTATCAAAACGACTTCCTTTGAAAACAGAAATTTAAAGGTGTCAGGGATTTTCAGGACGGGATACTATGAATATGACAGAAATATGGCATTTTCCTCTCTGAGTGACTTCTCTTCAGCCCCTTATGTTGTCGGCATTAAACTGGATAATCATTTCCGGGACAAACCAGTCATGAAGAAACTGAATCAGCTGTATCCCGATTTGAATCCTGTTTCCTGGCGCCAATACAACAGTGCCTTCTTCAACGCTTTGAAAATAGAAAAGATTTTCATGTTTCTCATTGTTGCTCTTATCTTTATCGTAGTTTCAGTCAATATTTATCATTCCATGAAGAGGAATGTAAAAGAACGGATTGCAGAACTGGCTTTGCTTAAAGCCCTGGGAGGTACTCCACAGGATATTCTCAGGATCTATACAGATCAGGGAATCATCATTTCCCTCATCAGTAGTTTAACAGGCACTGCTTTGGGGATCATCCTCTCTGAAAATATAAATGAAATCATATCTTTCTTTCTGAACATCCAGATGAAGTTTTATGAATGGTTCAGTTTTTTTCCCTGGTTTATTAATCCTCCGACTCAGTTTTATTTTATGGAAATACCTGTTAAGTTTTTATGGCAGGACATAATTACAATTAATGTTACGGCTTTTCTTACCGTACTCATAGCCTCTTATTCCTCTGTTATAAGGGCTTCAAAAGTTTTCCCTGCAGAGATTTTCAGGAATGAATAA
- a CDS encoding ABC transporter ATP-binding protein produces the protein MIVELKNLTKTYTSGDDILLILDDINFTFPRGALMSLTGESGSGKSTFLNIVGALDKADSGEIKSCGVSLHRADENTMAEYRNKNTGFIFQFHYLLKDFNALENIMLPGRIQGQNLSELRMKAQDLLKSVNMENRSHHYPGQLSGGERQRIALARALINSPQLILADEPTGSLDEKNSRLVEDMLFSLTSEKGVSLILATHDRQLASRTTLKYHLQGGQLNAL, from the coding sequence ATGATAGTTGAATTAAAAAATCTGACCAAGACTTATACCTCGGGTGATGATATTCTACTCATCCTGGATGATATTAATTTCACCTTTCCCCGTGGGGCTCTTATGTCTTTGACAGGTGAAAGCGGCAGCGGGAAAAGTACATTTCTAAATATTGTCGGTGCTTTAGATAAGGCAGATTCGGGTGAAATAAAGAGCTGCGGCGTTTCTCTTCATAGGGCTGATGAGAATACAATGGCTGAGTACAGAAACAAAAATACGGGATTTATATTTCAATTTCACTATCTTCTTAAAGATTTTAACGCTCTTGAAAATATTATGCTTCCCGGAAGAATTCAGGGGCAAAATCTTTCAGAACTCAGAATGAAAGCCCAGGATCTATTAAAATCTGTCAATATGGAAAACAGAAGTCATCATTACCCGGGTCAGCTCTCAGGGGGGGAACGACAGCGTATTGCCCTGGCTAGAGCCTTGATCAATTCACCTCAACTGATCCTGGCAGATGAACCGACAGGGAGTCTGGATGAAAAGAATTCAAGACTCGTCGAGGACATGCTTTTTTCACTCACCAGCGAAAAAGGTGTCTCCCTGATACTGGCAACACATGACCGGCAATTGGCTTCCCGAACAACCCTGAAGTATCATCTTCAAGGCGGACAGTTAAACGCCCTATGA